One Capsicum annuum cultivar UCD-10X-F1 chromosome 2, UCD10Xv1.1, whole genome shotgun sequence genomic window carries:
- the LOC107859380 gene encoding tetraspanin-19 isoform X3 yields the protein MFLILVLLLLEIAITADVFLNSDWEKDLPEDPSGRFHDFKDFVNSNDDVCQSIALLCFLTQGCGILLAPILRAVGKIKENSHENEDEYAEPTAPLLRPPELPPNSSLYPYVIGEPVNIEPQCLQDCFEFWKMKMKVGKSCYFWLLMLLKISSFCRRS from the exons ATGTTCCTCATACTTGTGCTGCTTCTATTAGAGATTGCTATTACAGCTGATGTTTTCTTGAACTCTGACTGGGAAAAG GATTTACCAGAAGATCCATCAGGAAGGTTTCATGATTTCAAGGATTTTGTGAACTCGAATGACGATGTGTGCCAATCAATAGCCTTGCTTTGTTTTCTAACACAG GGGTGTGGCATTTTATTGGCTCCAATTCTAAGAGCTGTTgggaaaattaaggaaaatagtCATGAGAATGAGGATGAATATGCAGAACCAACAGCTCCACTTCTGAGACCTCCAGAACTGCCACCAAATTCTTCACTGTATCCATATGTTATTGGTGAACCAGTTAATATCGAACCACAGTGTCTACAAGATTGTTTTGAGTtctggaagatgaagatgaaggttGGAAAATCTTGTTATTTTTGGCTTTTGATGTTATTGAAGATTTCAAGCTTTTGCAGAAGAAGCTGA
- the LOC107858174 gene encoding E3 ubiquitin-protein ligase AIRP2-like has translation MDSEDKKQKAVCMERYWRRDDEDYRQSSDSDIEREEECGICMEMNRKIVLPKCNHALCLKYHREWRLRSQLCPFCRDSLKRVNSGDLWVYMDNKDVVDMSTITRENLRRLFMFIDKLPLIVLDNVFYHYDIHIR, from the exons ATGGATTCAGAAGACAAAAAGCAAAAAGCAGTTTGCATGGAGAGATACTGGAGAAGAGATGATGAGGATTACAGACAGTCCTCTGACTCGGACATTGAAAGGGAAGAGGAATGTGGAATCTGCATGGAAATGAACAGAAAAATTGTCCTTCCCAAATGCAATCATGCCCTGTGCTTGAAATACCATCGTGAATG GCGTTTGAGGTCACAGTTATGCCCCTTCTGCCGTGATAGCCTTAAAAGGGTAAACTCTGGCGACCTGTGGGTATACATGGACAACAAAGACGTCGTGGACATGTCAACGATAACAAGGGAGAATCTGAGGAGGCTATTCATGTTCATAGATAAGTTGCCCTTGATCGTGCTGGACAATGTTTTTTATCACTATGATATTCATATAAGGTAG
- the LOC107859381 gene encoding pentatricopeptide repeat-containing protein At1g71490 produces the protein MPSPFSVQPRNLSLSLIQKFIPKEWRSVRESDPRNCGQSVPCSSHECISGPCNARNESMVDCLLTTLKDFVGQGHICKAFRTFSLIRTHVSSQTPCDVIIQSLSSLLSCCTNCKALSEGKQIHAHIINLGVAHSWNLVPRIITFYTTFGLLDDAHIIVETSNILHPLPWNLLISSYVRKGQNEEAFFAYRQMVNRGVRPDDFTYPSVLKACGKQLNLVLGRDIHKSIDASFLEGNLFVQNALVSMYVKCGELDVAHDIFARMPIKDAVSWNSIISGYASKGMWSKAFELFDKMRATGAEISIITWNTIAGGCLRTGNFIGALKLFSQMRTCGIQLEPVSTLIGLSACSHTGLLKIGKEIHGLVIRSHLGDVDNVRNALINMYARCKALKKAHILFQLVDSKAVITWNTIISGFAHWDMSEETSFLFREMLLSGVEPNYITIAGILPLCARVANLQHGKEFHCYLTRREGFEEHLLLWNSLVDMYARSGKVVIARRLFNLMSKKDVVTYTSLIAGYGIQGEGREAIELFNEMIRLHIKPDHVTMIAALSACSHSGLVMQGQKLFEQMQSTYGITPHLEHFSCMVDLFGRAGLLKKAEKIIMKMPYQPTPEMWATLLGACKIHRNTEMGEWAAEKLLELKPDNPGYYVLIANMYADAGRWNKLAEVRTIMRDFGVRKSPGCAWVDTGSGFSPFLVADTTSGQTNDIYYLLGGLNKQIKDTGHLTTEDSSSEEELCEGLLF, from the coding sequence ATGCCCTCCCCCTTCAGTGTGCAACCAAGAAACCTTTCTCTGTCCCTAATTCAGAAGTTCATACCTAAAGAGTGGAGGAGTGTTCGAGAATCAGACCCCCGAAACTGTGGCCAATCCGTGCCGTGTAGTTCTCATGAATGTATTTCAGGGCCTTGTAATGCAAGAAATGAATCTATGGTGGATTGCCTACTGACGACCTTGAAGGACTTTGTGGGCCAAGGTCACATATGTAAAGCCTTTAGAACTTTTTCTCTAATTCGGACTCATGTCTCCTCTCAAACCCCTTGTGATGTCATTATACAGTCATTATCGTCTCTTTTATCATGTTGTACTAATTGTAAGGCACTCTCTGAAGGGAAACAAATTCATGCCCACATTATTAATTTGGGCGTTGCACATAGTTGGAATTTGGTGCCAAGGATAATTACCTTCTATACGACCTTTGGTTTACTTGATGATGCTCATATAATTGTTGAAACTTCAAATATTTTGCACCCTCTCCCTTGGAATCTCCTTATTTCTTCTTATGTCAGAAAGGGACAGAATGAAGAGGCATTCTTTGCCTACAGGCAGATGGTGAATAGAGGTGTAAGACCCGATGATTTCACTTATCCATCTGTTCTAAAGGCCTGTGGTAAACAGTTAAATCTTGTTTTGGGCAGGGATATTCACAAATCTATAGATGCTAGTTTCCTAGAGGGTAACTTATTTGTCCAGAAtgctttagtttccatgtatgtGAAATGTGGGGAATTGGATGTTGCACATGATATATTTGCAAGGATGCCAATTAAGGATGCAGTTTCTTGGAATTCAATAATCTCTGGTTATGCTTCCAAAGGCATGTGGAGTAAAGCTTTTGAGCTTTTTGATAAAATGAGGGCTACAGGTGCTGAAATAAGTATTATTACTTGGAATACCATAGCTGGAGGTTGCTTGAGGACAGGTAACTTTATCGGGGCTCTTAAATTATTCTCTCAAATGAGAACTTGTGGAATTCAGCTAGAACCTGTGTCAACACTTATCGGTTTGAGTGCATGTTCCCACACTGGTTTGTTAAAAATTGGAAAAGAAATTCACGGTTTAGTGATTCGAAGTCACCTTGGTGATGTTGATAATGTAAGAAATGCTCTAATCAATATGTATGCCAGATGCAAGGCACTTAAGAAGGCGCATATTTTGTTTCAGCTTGTTGACTCTAAAGCTGTAATTACCTGGAATACAATTATATCTGGCTTTGCACATTGGGACATGTCTGAGGAAACCTCTTTTCTTTTCCGAGAAATGCTGCTTTCTGGTGTTGAGCCGAATTATATCACAATAGCAGGCATTCTCCCCCTGTGTGCTAGGGTGGCCAATCTACAACATGGTAAAGAATTTCACTGCTATCTTACAAGGCGTGAAGGGTTTGAGGAACATTTGCTCTTGTGGAATTCACTTGTGGATATGTATGCAAGATCCGGAAAGGTGGTTATAGCCAGAAGGCTATTTAATTTGATGAGCAAGAAAGATGTAGTTACCTACACTTCGCTGATAGCAGGATATGGTATTCAAGGTGAAGGAAGGGAAGCAATTGAACTATTCAATGAGATGATAAGGCTCCATATAAAACCAGACCATGTGACCATGATTGCTGCATTGTCAGCCTGTAGTCATTCAGGCCTTGTGATGCAGGGACAGAAACTATTTGAACAGATGCAAAGTACTTATGGGATAACTCCCCATCTGGAGCACTTCTCTTGCATGGTTGACCTCTTTGGTAGGGCTGGTCTACTTAAAAAGGCAGAGAAAATTATCATGAAGATGCCTTATCAACCAACACCTGAAATGTGGGCAACTCTCCTTGGAGCATGCAAGATTCATAGGAATACTGAGATGGGAGAATGGGCAGCTGAGAAGCTGCTGGAGCTGAAGCCTGATAATCCTGGGTACTATGTGTTGATTGCTAATATGTATGCAGATGCCGGACGTTGGAACAAACTGGCAGAAGTGAGGACCATCATGCGGGATTTCGGTGTAAGAAAATCTCCCGGATGTGCTTGGGTCGATACGGGTTCTGGGTTTTCTCCCTTTTTGGTTGCAGATACCACCAGTGGCCAAACAAATGACATTTATTATCTACTGGGAGGACTGAATAAGCAAATAAAAGACACTGGTCACTTGACTACAGAGGATTCGTCTTCCGAAGAAGAACTTTGTGAAGGACTCCTTTTTTAG
- the LOC107859382 gene encoding uncharacterized protein LOC107859382, protein MARRNIGHRILMCHNPETEFSGEPPINNSDTVFSFLDEEGQSSSPESVNDDVYVKNGDHEEDEENENKENDQGNQFWETQHQNLQAVLCRTTSLESKIRSIAKETVKGAKQSENGCSCRKMVDNGCRNCMMKEVCSRLQNAGFNSAICKSKWKSSADIPSGEHTFIDVVDHSSTRSKGEVRIIVELNFRGEFELAKASEEYNRLVKCLPEVFVGKIERLISLTKILCNAAKKCMKEKKIHVAPWRKQKYMQAKWLKTIERTAENNKPQLSNAEYTSLLPRRPRASMLTMDLLEVLPNLHCAPVVA, encoded by the exons ATGGCTAGGAGAAATATAGGTCACCGGATTCTGATGTGTCACAACCCGGAAACTGAATTTTCCGGCGAGCCTCCGATTAATAATTCGGATACGGTTTTCAGTTTTTTGGATGAGGAGGGACAAAGTTCGTCACCTGAAAGTGTTAACGATGACGTTTATGTTAAAAATGGAGAtcatgaagaagatgaagaaaatgaaaataaagaaaacgaCCAAGGCAATCAATTCTGGGAAACTCAACATCAAAATTTACAA GCTGTATTATGTCGTACAACATCGTTGGAATCAAAAATCCGAAGCATTGCTAAAGAAACTGTAAAAGGAGCAAAGCAATCGGAGAATGGCTGTTCTTGCCGGAAAATGGTGGACAACGGCTGCCGGAACTGTATGATGAAAGAGGTGTGCAGTCGTTTACAAAATGCTGGATTTAACTCAGCAATTTGCAAGTCTAAGTGGAAGAGCTCAGCAGATATTCCCTCAG GTGAACACACCTTCATAGATGTTGTGGACCACTCCAGCACAAGATCAAAAGGAGAAGTGAGGATAATTGTCGAATTAAATTTTCGAGGCGAATTTGAATTAGCGAAAGCAAGCGAAGAATACAATCGACTTGTCAAATGCCTACCAGAAGTGTTTGTTGGAAAAAtcgaaagattaatatctttaaCAAAGATTTTGTGCAATGCTGCTAAGAAGTGCATGAAGGAGAAGAAAATACATGTAGCACCATGGCGGAAACAGAAATACATGCAAGCTAAGTGGCTTAAAACAATCGAACGTACAGCAGAAAATAATAAACCTCAGCTATCCAACGCTGAATATACAAGCCTACTACCAAGACGTCCTAGGGCATCCATGCTTACAATGGATTTGTTGGAAGTTTTGCCTAATTTACATTGTGCTCCAGTTGTGGCATAA
- the LOC107859383 gene encoding uncharacterized protein LOC107859383, giving the protein MVGIMARRPLSHRILTCHSRESELSGDHTINISDTVFSFLDEEGHQGSSSLESVGDDVNYYVEEDENEEKENNNSEHVEDSQFWETQHQLLQSVLCRTTTLESEIRRITKETLKEVSENGYHKCNCSWKMINNISCQNCLMKDVCSRLQNAGFNSAICKSKWRSSPHIPSGDHTFIDVVDNSSLKKGEVRVIIELNFRAEFEIAKASEEYKRLVKCLPEVFVGKIERLLSLTKIMCNAAKKCMKEKKMHMAPWRKQKYMQAKWLKTVERMTSKSPLSADEYYSNRLPRRPKASMLHRCLLWICWKIFQIYIALLLKWCELYEGRHRR; this is encoded by the exons ATGGTCGGAATTATGGCTAGGAGACCTCTAAGTCACCGGATTTTGACGTGTCACAGCCGGGAAAGTGAACTTTCCGGCGACCATACGATAAATATTTCAGATACTGTGTTTAGTTTTCTTGATGAAGAGGGTCATCAAGGGTCATCATCACTAGAAAGTGTTGGTGATGATGTTAATTATTATgtagaagaagatgagaatgaggagaaagaaaataataatagtgaACATGTTGAAGATAGTCAATTCTGGGAAACTCAACATCAGCTTTTGCAA TCAGTATTATGCCGGACAACAACATTAGAATCGGAAATCCGAAGAATTACTAAAGAAACCTTAAAAGAAGTATCAGAAAATGGGTACCATAAATGTAATTGCAGCTGGAAAATGATCAACAATATTAGTTGCCAAAATTGTCTAATGAAAGATGTGTGCAGTCGACTACAAAATGCTGGTTTCAACTCTGCAATTTGCAAGTCCAAGTGGAGGAGCTCACCACATATCCCCTCAg GTGATCATACATTCATAGACGTGGTGGATAATTCGAGCCTTAAGAAAGGAGAAGTGAGGGTAATTATCGAATTAAATTTTCGAGCCGAGTTTGAAATAGCAAAAGCAAGCGAAGAGTACAAACGACTGGTCAAATGCCTGCCTGAAGTATTTGTTGGGAAAATAGAGAGATTATTATCTTTAACAAAGATTATGTGCAATGCTGCTAAGAAGTGCATGAAGGAGAAGAAAATGCATATGGCTCCATGgagaaaacaaaaatacatgCAAGCTAAGTGGCTTAAAACAGTCGAACGTATGACTTCTAAATCGCCATTATCGGCTGATGAATATTATTCAAATCGATTGCCACGGCGGCCCAAGGCATCGATGCTGCATCGATGCTTACTGTGGATTTGCtggaaaattttccaaatttacATCGCACTGTTGTTGAAGTGGTGTGAACTATATGAAGGAAGACATAGACGTTAG
- the LOC107859385 gene encoding L-type lectin-domain containing receptor kinase VII.1 — MNQHLKFLLFYLLLTIFSSNQSVAQTDFVFNGFRQSDVSISGNATIESRILTLSNDTTFSIGRALYPSKIVTKEPNSSKVLPFSTSFIFAMAPYRDRLPGHGIVFLFVPHTGIDGTTSAQNLGFLNFTNNGNPSNHVFGVEFDVFKNQEFNDISENHVGIDVNSLTSMFAHEAGYWPDENSKFNSDGSLNEESFETLKLNNGRNYQVWIDYADFNISVTMAPVGMKRPKQPLLDFTLNLSLVFEEEMYVGFTASTGDLAQSHKILAWSFSNSNFSIGDALITHGLPSFELPEEPVYRSEGFIAGMTVSLLVLVVLTVVASLFLIKRNRRMKKEKEDMEDWELEYWPHRITYQEIDAATKGFADENVIGIGGNGKVYKGVLPGGSEVAVKRISHQNSEGARQFLAEISSLGRLKHRNLVSLRGWCKKDRGSLILVYDYMENGSLDKRLFESDERNMLSFEDRIRILKDVASGVLYLHEGWEAKVLHRDIKASNVLLDKDMNARLGDFGLARMHDHGQVANTTRVVGTVGYLAPEFVKTGRASTQTDVFGYGVLITEVMCGRRPIEEEGKPPLMDWLWELMRRGELMNALDGLLRTSQDFNEEEALRVLQLGMICTSPEAKARPSMRQVVKFFDSNSDIDEYAAEDMDAYLLESLRSNTMLSNFTLSLSHGSHPTFEEIREGLSSSMSISWTNSLVDGR, encoded by the coding sequence ATGAACCAACATCTAAAGTTTCTTCTCTTCTACCTGTTACTAACCATATTTTCTAGTAATCAATCAGTTGCACAAACTGATTTTGTCTTCAATGGCTTTAGGCAATCAGATGTGTCAATATCTGGGAATGCAACAATTGAATCTAGGATACTTACTCTTTCAAATGACACAACTTTCTCAATTGGTAGAGCTCTATACCCTTCAAAGATTGTCACAAAAGAGCCCAATTCATCCAAAGTTCTCCCCTTTTCAACATCTTTCATTTTTGCTATGGCACCTTACAGGGACAGGCTACCAGGACATGGTATAGTTTTCTTGTTTGTGCCACATACAGGTATTGATGGTACTACTTCTGCACAGAATTTAGGTTTCTTGAATTTTACAAACAATGGGAATCCTAGTAACCATGTGTTTGGGGTTGAGTTTGAtgttttcaagaatcaagaattcAATGATATAAGTGAAAACCATGTTGGGATTGATGTGAATTCTCTTACATCAATGTTTGCTCATGAAGCAGGCTATTGGCCTGATGAGAACAGTAAGTTTAATAGTGATGGTAGCTTAAATGAAGAGTCTTTTGAGACTTTGAAGTTGAATAATGGAAGAAATTACCAAGTTTGGATTGATTATGCTGATTTCAACATTAGTGTAACTATGGCACCAGTTGGTATGAAAAGGCCTAAGCAACCTTTGTTGGATTTTACTCTAAATCTTTCTCTGGTTTTTGAGGAAGAGATGTATGTGGGGTTCACAGCATCCACTGGTGATCTTGCTCAAAGTCACAAGATTTTAGCTTGGAGTTTTAGTAACTCGAATTTTTCGATAGGTGATGCTTTGATCACACATGGGTTGCCTTCATTCGAGCTTCCTGAGGAGCCAGTTTATCGATCGGAGGGATTCATTGCAGGTATGACAGTGTCACTGTTGGTTCTTGTTGTGCTCACTGTTGTAGCTTCATTGTTTCTGATTAAGAGAAATAGGAgaatgaaaaaggagaaagaggatATGGAAGATTGGGAACTGGAATATTGGCCACATAGGATTACTTACCAAGAAATTGATGCTGCTACAAAGGGTTTTGCTGATGAAAATGTGATTGGAATTGGAGGCAATGGGAAAgtttataaaggggttttgcCTGGGGGTTCTGAGGTTGCAGTAAAGCGCATTTCTCACCAAAATAGTGAAGGGGCAAGGCAATTCTTGGCTGAGATTTCAAGTCTTGGTAGGCTAAAGCATAGAAACCTAGTGTCATTACGAGGCTGGTGCAAGAAAGATAGAGGCAGCCTGATTTTGGTTTATGATTATATGGAAAATGGGAGCTTGGACAAAAGGCTGTTTGAATCTGATGAGAGAAACATGTTGAGTTTTGAAGACAGAATTAGGATTTTGAAAGATGTGGCATCAGGGGTTCTATACTTGCATGAGGGATGGGAGGCAAAAGTGTTGCATAGGGACATTAAGGCTAGCAATGTTTTACTTGACAAGGACATGAATGCGAGGCTAGGTGATTTTGGTCTAGCCAGGATGCATGATCATGGTCAAGTTGCTAACACAACTCGAGTTGTTGGCACGGTTGGATACTTGGCGCCAGAGTTCGTCAAGACTGGCCGTGCCTCCACACAAACCGATGTATTTGGATATGGAGTTCTAATTACGGAGGTGATGTGTGGAAGGAGGCCTATAGAGGAGGAAGGCAAGCCACCTTTAATGGATTGGCTGTGGGAACTAATGAGACGAGGCGAATTGATGAACGCCCTCGATGGTCTATTGAGGACTAGTCAAGATTTTAATGAAGAGGAAGCCTTGAGGGTGTTGCAACTAGGCATGATATGCACGAGCCCAGAGGCCAAAGCTAGGCCAAGCATGCGACAAGTGGTGAAATTCTTTGACAGTAATAGCGATATCGATGAATATGCAGCTGAGGATATGGATGCTTACCTTCTGGAGAGTTTGAGATCTAATACAATGTTGTCCAATTTTACCTTGAGTTTAAGCCATGGTTCACATCCAACATTTGAAGAAATTAGAGAAGGTTTGTCATCTTCCATGTCAATTTCTTGGACAAATTCTCTGGTGGATGGTAGATGA